The Paenibacillus uliginis N3/975 genome has a window encoding:
- the argS gene encoding arginine--tRNA ligase encodes MTLNPLDHINQLVAEAVADAAVAAGLVSREELPAITLEVPKDKSHGDLATNAAMQLTRIAKKNPRQIAEAILEHLDTGKASIEKAEIAGPGFINFTLNKSYLYPVIGLIQQEGENYGRVKTGQGQKIQMEFVSANPTGSLHLGHARGAAVGDALCNVLDFAGYDVTREYYINDAGNQVVNLCKSIEARYLQELGQEVEMPEDGYHGEDIKGFAKELVAEKGDSLLSLSPEERTAFFRQYGLEKELGKIKRDLSRFRVHFDEWFSETSLYENGLVVQVLEELRSKGEAFDQDGATWLRTTDYGDDKDRVLVKNDGTYTYLTPDIAYHRNKYERGYDRVMNIWGADHHGYIPRMKAAMEALGNDPDKLIVLIAQMVSLFQDGEKVKMSKRTGKAVTMEDLMDEVGVDAIRYFFTMRSMDSHLDFDMDLAVSTSNENPVFYVQYAHARICSVFRQAEEQGINLLPLKDVNLGFLTAEHEYDILRKIGELPQEVSLAAENYAPHRLIRYVYELASLFHSYYRAERVITEDAEQTQARFALLGAVRTVLANVLRLVGVSAPERM; translated from the coding sequence ATGACATTGAATCCACTCGATCACATTAATCAGCTTGTTGCTGAAGCGGTAGCTGACGCAGCGGTAGCGGCAGGACTGGTGTCCCGCGAAGAATTGCCTGCCATCACGCTAGAGGTGCCGAAGGACAAGTCGCACGGCGATTTGGCCACAAACGCTGCAATGCAGTTGACTCGGATTGCGAAGAAGAACCCACGCCAGATCGCAGAAGCTATTCTGGAGCATCTGGATACGGGCAAAGCATCGATTGAAAAAGCGGAAATTGCGGGCCCGGGTTTTATTAACTTTACGTTGAACAAAAGCTACCTTTATCCCGTAATTGGACTTATTCAACAAGAGGGAGAGAACTACGGACGCGTAAAGACAGGCCAAGGTCAAAAAATCCAGATGGAGTTTGTCAGTGCCAACCCGACGGGAAGCCTTCATTTGGGACATGCCCGTGGAGCCGCAGTCGGTGATGCGCTTTGCAACGTGCTCGATTTTGCAGGCTATGATGTTACCCGTGAATACTACATTAATGATGCCGGCAACCAGGTGGTTAACCTGTGCAAGTCCATCGAAGCGCGCTATCTGCAGGAGCTGGGGCAAGAAGTTGAGATGCCGGAAGACGGCTACCATGGAGAAGACATCAAAGGATTTGCCAAGGAACTAGTTGCTGAAAAAGGCGATTCCCTGCTATCCCTGTCACCGGAGGAACGGACAGCTTTTTTCCGTCAATACGGACTGGAGAAAGAGCTTGGCAAGATCAAACGCGATCTGAGTCGTTTCCGCGTTCATTTTGACGAATGGTTCAGTGAAACGTCTCTCTATGAGAACGGTTTGGTTGTGCAGGTTCTTGAAGAGCTGAGAAGCAAGGGCGAGGCGTTCGATCAGGACGGAGCAACTTGGCTGCGTACGACGGATTACGGGGACGACAAGGATCGCGTACTTGTGAAAAATGATGGCACATACACCTATTTGACCCCGGATATCGCTTATCACCGCAATAAATATGAGCGCGGCTATGACCGCGTGATGAATATCTGGGGTGCGGACCATCATGGATATATACCACGCATGAAGGCCGCCATGGAGGCTTTGGGCAACGATCCGGACAAGCTGATCGTATTGATCGCCCAGATGGTAAGTCTGTTCCAGGACGGCGAAAAGGTGAAGATGTCCAAGCGTACCGGCAAAGCCGTAACGATGGAAGATCTGATGGATGAAGTAGGCGTCGATGCGATCCGCTATTTCTTCACGATGCGAAGCATGGATTCGCACCTTGATTTTGACATGGATCTGGCTGTTTCGACGTCCAATGAAAATCCGGTGTTTTATGTGCAGTATGCTCATGCTCGGATTTGCAGCGTGTTCCGCCAAGCTGAAGAACAGGGAATTAACCTGCTTCCTCTGAAGGATGTTAACCTCGGCTTCCTTACAGCGGAGCATGAATATGACATCTTGCGCAAAATCGGCGAGCTTCCTCAAGAAGTATCTCTTGCCGCTGAGAACTATGCGCCACACCGCCTCATCCGCTATGTATATGAACTGGCTTCGCTGTTCCACAGTTATTACAGAGCCGAACGTGTGATCACAGAGGATGCAGAGCAGACTCAAGCGAGGTTTGCGCTTCTCGGAGCTGTTCGGACCGTTCTGGCGAATGTGCTGCGTCTGGTGGGCGTATCTGCCCCAGAACGGATGTAA
- a CDS encoding DUF1934 domain-containing protein: MSDRKQATIRLQSLHEGENTVQQLPAEVFAKGSALYVRYEEPKMGPYQGETRTTVKLTEDELKIIRHGEVQSEQAFRLGQKLPGYYRSPFTSFNLSTHTQHLSIDLSGMSGSASWAYDLYVFDEFSGHFSISLTIQEAHES; the protein is encoded by the coding sequence ATGTCAGACCGAAAACAAGCGACGATCCGTCTTCAGAGCCTTCATGAAGGAGAGAATACGGTGCAGCAGCTTCCGGCAGAGGTATTTGCCAAGGGGAGCGCTTTATATGTTCGCTACGAAGAACCAAAGATGGGGCCGTACCAAGGAGAGACCCGCACGACTGTGAAGCTGACCGAGGACGAGCTGAAGATTATACGTCACGGTGAAGTACAATCGGAGCAGGCTTTCAGGCTTGGGCAGAAACTGCCGGGCTATTACCGTTCCCCTTTCACCTCATTTAATTTGTCTACGCACACCCAGCATCTGAGCATCGATCTCAGCGGCATGTCCGGCAGTGCTTCGTGGGCGTATGATTTATATGTGTTCGATGAGTTTTCGGGACACTTTTCTATTAGTTTGACTATTCAGGAGGCTCATGAATCATGA
- a CDS encoding YiaA/YiaB family inner membrane protein, whose translation MHRRKRNTFAFTALAWLSFVLALSFVMVALFNASWELVEKGYYAACTLWVISAAIVLQKVVRDNEEDKELYGEAGPRKRNTFAFTALAWGSFLLALGFILVALWNADWPLVEKGYYAGCTLWAISASIVLQKVVRDNEEDKAFFPPVHAEDKKHDLLG comes from the coding sequence TTGCACAGGCGAAAAAGAAACACCTTTGCTTTTACCGCATTGGCTTGGTTATCTTTTGTCCTCGCTTTGAGCTTTGTAATGGTCGCTCTGTTTAATGCGAGTTGGGAGCTCGTTGAGAAGGGATATTACGCAGCCTGTACGCTGTGGGTCATTTCCGCTGCCATCGTCCTGCAAAAGGTCGTACGCGATAACGAGGAAGACAAAGAGTTGTATGGTGAGGCAGGACCGCGAAAACGAAACACCTTCGCTTTTACTGCCTTGGCCTGGGGTTCATTCCTGCTCGCACTCGGCTTTATTCTGGTAGCGCTCTGGAATGCCGATTGGCCTTTGGTGGAAAAAGGGTACTACGCCGGCTGTACGTTATGGGCTATCTCCGCCTCCATCGTTCTGCAAAAAGTCGTACGCGATAACGAGGAGGACAAAGCTTTCTTCCCTCCGGTTCATGCCGAGGATAAAAAGCATGACCTGCTGGGCTGA
- the speB gene encoding agmatinase: protein MKLDQAYSGNVFICSSDDYENSKAVIYGMPMDFTVSFRPGSRFGPSRIRQASVGLEEYSPYLDKSIEDITYFDAGDLMLPFGNAGRSLEVIGEYVGKLLDEGKFPIGLGGEHLVTWPIIQKMHEKYPDLLLIHIDAHADLREHYEGEPLSHSTPVRKAAEIMGGKNIYQFGIRSGSREEFQFGHKHINFHPFEVAAPLKEALPKMGNRPVYVTIDIDVLDPSAAPGTGTAEAGGITSKELLEAVHLIANSDVNVVGCDLVEVAPIYDPTEQTQIVAAKLIREMLLGFVK from the coding sequence ATGAAACTGGATCAAGCCTATTCTGGCAACGTATTTATTTGCAGCTCCGACGATTATGAGAATTCCAAAGCGGTAATCTACGGGATGCCGATGGACTTTACCGTTAGCTTCCGTCCGGGCTCGCGTTTTGGCCCGTCCCGGATTCGTCAGGCATCCGTAGGATTGGAAGAGTATAGCCCTTACCTGGATAAAAGCATTGAAGATATAACCTACTTCGACGCTGGTGATCTGATGCTTCCCTTCGGCAACGCAGGGCGCAGCCTGGAGGTTATTGGAGAATATGTGGGCAAGCTTTTGGATGAAGGCAAGTTTCCGATTGGCCTTGGTGGCGAGCATTTAGTCACTTGGCCGATTATCCAAAAGATGCACGAGAAATATCCAGACCTGCTGCTGATTCATATTGATGCGCATGCTGACTTGCGTGAACATTATGAGGGAGAGCCTTTATCCCACTCCACGCCAGTCCGCAAAGCGGCTGAGATCATGGGCGGGAAGAACATTTATCAGTTCGGTATCCGTTCCGGTTCCCGTGAGGAGTTCCAGTTCGGACATAAGCACATCAATTTCCACCCGTTTGAGGTAGCTGCTCCACTGAAAGAAGCTCTTCCAAAAATGGGGAATCGTCCCGTATACGTGACGATTGACATTGATGTTCTGGACCCTTCTGCAGCACCTGGTACGGGTACCGCTGAAGCAGGCGGCATTACATCGAAGGAACTGCTAGAAGCTGTACATCTGATCGCGAACTCCGATGTGAACGTTGTCGGTTGTGATCTGGTGGAAGTGGCACCGATCTATGATCCGACCGAACAGACCCAGATTGTCGCAGCGAAGCTGATCCGCGAGATGTTGTTGGGGTTTGTAAAGTAG
- the speE gene encoding polyamine aminopropyltransferase, with product MELWYTEKQTPTFGITAKIRETFVHEKTEFQQLDMIDTEEFGRMLVLDGMVMTTIKDEFVYHEMVAHPALNTHPNPKKVLVVGGGDGGVIREVIKHPGVEKAVLVEIDGKVIEYSKQYLPEIAGKLDDPKVEVLVNDGYMHILEHKNEYDVIMVDSTEPVGPAAPLFERGFYQGIYEALKEDGIFVAQTDNPWFKADLIQQVNKDVKEIFPIVRVYGANIPTYPSGLWTFTMGSKKYDPLEVDESAIDEMDTKYYSPRLHKAAFVLPKFVEDLVK from the coding sequence ATGGAATTATGGTATACGGAGAAACAAACGCCGACTTTCGGCATTACTGCGAAAATACGGGAAACGTTTGTACATGAGAAGACGGAGTTTCAACAGCTGGATATGATCGATACCGAAGAATTTGGACGCATGCTTGTCCTGGATGGAATGGTCATGACTACGATTAAGGACGAATTCGTCTATCATGAGATGGTCGCTCACCCCGCACTGAACACGCATCCAAATCCGAAAAAAGTGCTCGTTGTGGGCGGCGGAGACGGCGGCGTTATTCGCGAAGTGATTAAGCATCCAGGAGTGGAAAAAGCCGTACTCGTCGAAATCGACGGGAAAGTTATTGAATACTCGAAGCAGTACCTGCCAGAGATTGCCGGTAAGCTTGACGATCCGAAGGTAGAAGTACTGGTTAACGATGGATATATGCACATTTTGGAACATAAGAACGAATATGACGTCATCATGGTCGATTCTACAGAACCTGTAGGCCCCGCTGCACCTTTGTTTGAGCGCGGTTTCTACCAAGGCATTTATGAGGCGCTTAAGGAAGACGGTATTTTCGTTGCGCAGACCGACAACCCTTGGTTCAAAGCGGACCTAATTCAGCAGGTAAACAAAGACGTGAAGGAAATCTTCCCGATCGTGCGTGTGTATGGTGCCAACATTCCGACCTACCCAAGTGGTCTGTGGACTTTCACCATGGGCAGCAAAAAGTATGATCCGCTTGAAGTCGATGAGTCAGCTATTGATGAGATGGATACGAAGTATTACTCACCACGCCTGCACAAAGCAGCTTTCGTGCTGCCTAAATTCGTAGAAGACTTGGTGAAGTAA
- a CDS encoding transglycosylase domain-containing protein: MAGHNHKPNKRKRPLFRLTIVLFGLLVLSLIAGGVMLAYLYITPLPVAETQRYSRLLDSRGDVIATFSSSGHPPERVVLKDISPMLIKATLAVEDRKFYDHPGFDLKGMARAVLVNLEHMDSKQGASTLTQQLARNLYLSHEKTLVRKLKEAKFTAQLEMKYDKDEILEMYLNEIYYGHGAYGIESAALMYFDKPAKDLSLAESAMLAGIPKGPTYYSPYNHMDNAVNRQKIVLNAMVETGFITRAEADKAASVNVALQPQDRQQNKVIASFFRDYVRGLVTKQLNITEEQLEQGGLNIYTTLDPQAQKAAEEAVEKEMDSKSGLETALVSIDPRNGHIKAMVGGKNYRENQYNHALAKTRQPGSTFKPIMYLTAIASRQMTGISMFNSQPTLFHYDNNRKTYQPSNFGDKYLGEINMRQAIAASDNIYAVNTILQIGPEEVKEMAKKMGISSPLEAVPSLALGTSPISPLEMASAFAVLASNGQRIPPIAVLRITDVTGRNLYTAPEEKGEQVVEPAAAYVLTRMMEGVFETGGTGRRVSSLMKRPVAGKTGTTDTDAWLVGYTPELSTAVWVGYDKGRQINSTDSRRAAPIFAQFTEKALESVPPKIFPIPENVVSAYIDPKTGKLADTECPEKSLEVFIKGTEPVEYCDAHGSKQKSVKPEDTTKPEDTVKQEERSWWSDFKRWWVE, encoded by the coding sequence ATGGCGGGACACAATCATAAACCGAATAAACGCAAAAGACCGCTATTCCGGCTCACCATTGTTCTATTCGGACTCCTTGTGCTTTCACTCATCGCTGGCGGTGTTATGCTGGCCTATTTGTACATCACGCCGCTGCCTGTTGCCGAAACTCAGCGCTATTCCCGGCTGCTGGACAGCCGCGGCGATGTGATCGCCACGTTCTCCTCTTCCGGTCACCCTCCTGAACGAGTCGTATTAAAAGACATCTCACCGATGCTCATCAAAGCTACACTAGCGGTGGAAGATCGCAAATTCTATGACCATCCGGGATTCGACCTCAAAGGCATGGCCCGGGCCGTGCTCGTCAATCTCGAGCATATGGATAGCAAACAGGGTGCAAGCACGCTAACCCAACAGCTTGCCCGAAATCTATATTTATCCCATGAGAAGACACTGGTCCGGAAGCTCAAAGAAGCCAAGTTCACGGCCCAGCTTGAAATGAAATACGATAAAGATGAAATTCTGGAAATGTACTTGAACGAAATTTATTACGGACACGGGGCATACGGCATAGAATCGGCAGCGCTGATGTATTTTGACAAACCGGCAAAAGATCTGAGTCTCGCTGAAAGTGCCATGCTTGCTGGAATTCCGAAGGGTCCTACCTACTACTCACCTTACAACCATATGGATAATGCGGTTAATCGGCAAAAAATCGTACTGAACGCCATGGTGGAAACCGGGTTTATTACACGTGCCGAAGCCGATAAGGCCGCTTCCGTAAATGTAGCGCTTCAGCCGCAGGACCGTCAGCAGAACAAGGTGATCGCTTCTTTTTTCCGGGATTATGTACGCGGCCTTGTCACCAAGCAGCTTAACATCACGGAGGAGCAGCTTGAGCAAGGCGGATTGAACATCTACACCACCCTTGATCCTCAAGCCCAAAAGGCAGCAGAAGAAGCCGTAGAAAAAGAGATGGACAGCAAAAGCGGACTGGAGACAGCACTCGTATCGATAGATCCTCGCAACGGTCATATCAAAGCCATGGTTGGGGGGAAGAACTATCGCGAAAATCAATACAATCACGCCCTTGCCAAAACACGCCAGCCGGGCTCTACATTCAAACCGATCATGTATTTGACGGCAATCGCCTCCCGCCAAATGACGGGAATTTCGATGTTCAATAGCCAACCGACCCTGTTCCATTACGATAACAACCGAAAAACGTACCAGCCTAGTAATTTCGGGGACAAATATCTCGGTGAAATTAACATGCGCCAGGCAATCGCTGCTTCCGACAATATTTATGCAGTAAATACGATCTTACAGATCGGCCCTGAAGAAGTGAAGGAAATGGCCAAGAAAATGGGCATCTCAAGTCCCCTCGAGGCGGTACCATCTCTCGCACTGGGAACATCACCAATCAGTCCGTTGGAGATGGCATCCGCTTTTGCGGTTCTTGCCAGCAATGGACAGCGTATTCCACCTATAGCGGTGCTCCGGATTACGGATGTGACTGGACGAAATCTCTATACCGCACCGGAGGAGAAGGGTGAACAGGTGGTAGAACCTGCGGCAGCTTACGTTTTGACCCGTATGATGGAAGGTGTCTTTGAGACGGGAGGCACCGGCAGACGAGTCTCCTCACTAATGAAGCGTCCTGTTGCTGGTAAGACCGGGACAACAGATACCGATGCCTGGCTCGTGGGTTATACCCCGGAATTGTCGACTGCTGTCTGGGTTGGATATGACAAAGGAAGGCAGATTAATTCGACTGACTCACGACGGGCAGCACCGATCTTTGCGCAGTTTACGGAAAAGGCGCTTGAAAGTGTACCTCCAAAAATTTTTCCCATCCCAGAAAATGTCGTCAGCGCCTATATTGATCCCAAGACTGGCAAACTGGCCGATACGGAATGTCCAGAGAAATCGCTTGAAGTATTCATTAAGGGGACTGAACCTGTGGAATACTGTGACGCGCATGGCAGTAAGCAAAAATCTGTAAAGCCTGAGGATACCACAAAACCTGAGGACACCGTGAAGCAGGAGGAACGGTCATGGTGGTCTGACTTCAAGCGTTGGTGGGTGGAGTAA
- a CDS encoding zinc ribbon domain-containing protein: MRFCTECGTSLSEQAQFCKECGASVRPADGEKKSQEALPEDEIDPQRQGCSSLAGAQSESAVAVSIGTTAGLSREAEVVAASVRMSRKQKIFILSGVLLLAALFGGYKVGEYFTSEERLIGRFEKALESKDHKAVAQLLTSKNKDLVIDEKSISGFMNYLGQHPGEQEEIINTLKEQTAAAEAKSAEEAQLIDVFGNLGLNSIVNLEKSGKVLFYDNYTLTIDGVYISVETNYAGTVFTVNGQQAAVANTPDYKTKLGPYVPGLYQLEARFNNEFIDLQEAKEVQLLYPKESYSAYFGLDGEVVRWDTRFSEQADLKGRLYVNGKKVEVNPFDNPEFGPVTMDGSMTLAVEADFPWGTMKSAEVPIKDDYIDLDFTMQESFQKTIKDTIIKHAKENLDAFASGDAGKLTVSTDNYKAVFQNVIDQFKDSGYAYKANYVGTVFDIGSFDLDLRGGKWYLTLITKPLIEAATYVEGASPFLEMQEAYSETGLLYDENQGNWRVDFIANTWGFKTEDLQEYKEDKSVTYESTWNETAKEDSPAESVIKVTDGKL, encoded by the coding sequence ATGAGATTTTGTACAGAATGTGGTACATCATTATCTGAGCAGGCTCAGTTCTGCAAAGAATGCGGTGCCTCGGTGAGACCGGCGGACGGAGAAAAGAAGTCTCAAGAGGCTCTACCAGAGGATGAGATAGATCCCCAACGGCAAGGCTGCTCTTCTTTGGCTGGAGCTCAGAGTGAGAGCGCGGTCGCTGTTTCCATCGGAACGACTGCTGGTCTATCCCGTGAAGCTGAAGTTGTAGCCGCATCTGTACGGATGAGCCGGAAGCAGAAAATATTTATTTTGTCGGGCGTACTCTTGTTGGCTGCTCTTTTTGGAGGTTATAAAGTCGGAGAGTACTTCACATCCGAGGAGCGGCTGATCGGACGGTTCGAGAAAGCACTGGAGTCCAAAGATCATAAAGCTGTTGCCCAGCTGCTAACCTCTAAGAACAAGGATCTGGTTATCGACGAGAAGTCGATCTCAGGTTTCATGAATTATCTGGGCCAGCATCCGGGTGAGCAAGAAGAGATCATCAATACGCTGAAAGAGCAGACAGCTGCAGCAGAAGCAAAATCCGCAGAGGAAGCTCAATTAATAGATGTATTTGGCAATCTCGGCTTGAACAGTATCGTTAACCTGGAGAAGAGCGGTAAAGTGCTTTTTTATGATAACTATACACTCACCATCGATGGCGTATACATCAGCGTAGAGACGAATTACGCAGGTACGGTGTTCACTGTGAACGGGCAGCAGGCGGCCGTAGCCAATACTCCAGATTATAAGACCAAGCTAGGCCCTTATGTACCTGGGTTATACCAGCTGGAGGCCAGATTCAATAATGAGTTTATCGATCTGCAGGAGGCTAAAGAGGTACAGCTGCTTTATCCGAAAGAGTCTTATAGTGCATATTTTGGACTGGACGGTGAGGTTGTCAGATGGGATACCCGCTTTTCAGAACAGGCCGATTTGAAGGGGCGTTTGTATGTCAATGGAAAAAAGGTAGAGGTGAACCCTTTTGACAACCCTGAATTTGGGCCAGTCACTATGGATGGCTCCATGACCTTGGCTGTGGAGGCCGATTTTCCATGGGGGACGATGAAAAGTGCTGAGGTACCGATAAAGGATGATTATATCGATCTTGATTTTACAATGCAGGAGAGCTTCCAAAAGACGATCAAGGATACGATTATCAAGCATGCGAAGGAGAATCTGGACGCTTTTGCATCCGGGGATGCAGGCAAGCTCACGGTTTCAACAGATAATTATAAAGCCGTGTTTCAAAACGTCATTGATCAGTTTAAAGACAGCGGTTATGCTTACAAGGCCAATTATGTAGGTACGGTATTTGATATCGGTTCCTTTGATCTCGACCTTCGGGGCGGTAAATGGTATTTGACACTCATCACGAAGCCTTTGATTGAAGCAGCCACCTATGTCGAAGGTGCGTCACCATTCCTTGAAATGCAGGAGGCTTATAGCGAAACAGGCCTGCTGTATGACGAGAATCAGGGTAACTGGAGAGTGGATTTCATTGCTAACACTTGGGGATTCAAGACAGAGGATCTTCAGGAATATAAAGAAGATAAGTCAGTGACTTATGAATCGACTTGGAATGAAACTGCAAAAGAGGATTCACCTGCCGAAAGTGTTATTAAGGTTACAGACGGCAAGCTCTAG
- a CDS encoding zinc ribbon domain-containing protein — MMVCKICGHENVDAKFCEKCGSKLEYEVEGRVTVQPDEHQEIHSSANTTTTFPKEVETVTFKAPAGNPHTAFTAPPPTEHSSSRQAESESSQLKPYLESAKQNSKIYFNYFITGLKSPLRVAQKTGSEQLLNGIISMVIFAILLPLMLYLSLGSARGFMRSPFVDIVLKPVFWLALFIFLIAVYTFGAVKLSTNPRVGLKEVIARFGTLLIPFIVIFLVAFLFLLMGSGIGNLFITIALLGTIFTIPALITLSYKRESPGGIDTLYSILLIYAAVFLTIFILGDSLGSMLGSSNFFGF; from the coding sequence ATGATGGTTTGTAAGATCTGCGGGCATGAGAATGTGGACGCCAAGTTTTGTGAGAAATGCGGGTCCAAGCTTGAATATGAAGTAGAGGGAAGGGTTACAGTTCAGCCGGATGAACACCAAGAGATACATAGTTCAGCGAACACGACAACAACATTTCCTAAGGAAGTAGAGACGGTTACATTTAAAGCACCAGCGGGTAACCCGCATACTGCCTTCACGGCTCCGCCGCCGACTGAGCATTCTTCGTCTCGACAAGCGGAAAGCGAATCTTCACAGCTTAAACCGTATCTGGAAAGTGCCAAGCAGAACTCAAAAATTTATTTCAATTATTTTATTACCGGTTTGAAAAGCCCGCTCCGCGTCGCTCAAAAAACAGGTAGTGAGCAGTTATTGAACGGGATCATATCTATGGTCATTTTCGCCATATTACTCCCGTTAATGCTGTACTTATCACTCGGATCAGCTCGTGGGTTTATGAGAAGTCCGTTCGTGGACATTGTGCTGAAACCCGTGTTTTGGCTGGCCTTGTTTATATTTTTGATTGCCGTATACACATTCGGAGCCGTAAAGCTTTCAACGAATCCGAGGGTAGGTCTGAAGGAAGTTATTGCCCGTTTCGGTACGCTGCTTATTCCGTTTATCGTCATTTTTTTAGTAGCGTTTCTCTTTCTGTTAATGGGAAGTGGGATCGGCAATTTGTTTATAACTATCGCGTTGTTAGGCACGATCTTTACAATTCCTGCACTTATTACGCTAAGCTACAAGCGGGAGTCGCCCGGTGGAATTGACACATTGTATTCCATTCTGCTGATTTATGCCGCTGTATTCCTTACGATATTTATTTTGGGTGACTCGCTAGGATCCATGTTGGGGTCATCTAATTTCTTCGGTTTTTAA
- a CDS encoding DNA-3-methyladenine glycosylase, whose protein sequence is MRFVLNKERYFLMNSNKKDTSQLYGRPLPPSIYTATALEAAPKLLGQTLVRCTEDGDIRCKIVETESYGGKEDKGSHAFGARRTARTEMMFQAGGACYVYLIYGMYHCVNVVTGDEDDPHAVLIRAVEPLTARDAELMQLYRGKLPAGKAANLSNGPGKLCRALRIDKSLNGCQLNRMDGPLYLELGAGTSGLSIVQGPRINIPYAEEYAAKPWRFYIQENPYVSVIDKKNDYRRTSK, encoded by the coding sequence ATGAGATTCGTACTTAACAAAGAAAGGTACTTCCTGATGAATTCAAATAAAAAAGATACCTCACAGCTCTATGGCCGACCTCTGCCGCCTTCTATTTATACCGCCACCGCACTTGAAGCCGCGCCCAAGCTTCTTGGACAAACACTGGTACGCTGTACCGAGGACGGCGATATCCGGTGCAAAATCGTGGAAACAGAAAGTTACGGAGGCAAAGAAGACAAAGGGTCACACGCATTTGGCGCCAGACGAACAGCCCGGACGGAGATGATGTTTCAGGCAGGCGGTGCATGTTATGTGTATCTGATCTACGGAATGTATCACTGCGTCAATGTGGTCACCGGTGACGAAGATGATCCGCACGCGGTCCTGATTCGGGCCGTAGAGCCTTTGACAGCCCGCGACGCGGAGCTAATGCAGCTATACCGCGGTAAGCTTCCTGCTGGCAAAGCTGCCAATCTGAGCAACGGGCCTGGTAAGCTGTGCCGTGCTCTCCGTATTGACAAAAGTCTGAACGGCTGCCAACTGAACCGTATGGATGGACCGTTATATCTTGAACTAGGCGCAGGTACCTCTGGTCTTTCAATTGTTCAGGGACCACGTATTAACATTCCTTATGCGGAAGAGTATGCAGCTAAGCCTTGGCGTTTTTATATCCAAGAGAACCCGTATGTGTCTGTGATCGATAAGAAAAACGACTATCGACGTACTTCAAAGTAG
- a CDS encoding ArsR/SmtB family transcription factor: MRVTAKTDLISFDETQDICETFCPTAETVSQLKQAISEDDIIGMTEIFKALADPTRVKVAYMLDRGGELCVCDVAEVLGSSTATASHHLRTLKNKHIAKSRKEGKNVFYSLKDDHIRTLLHMTLEHQKEKV, from the coding sequence ATGAGGGTGACTGCCAAAACGGATCTGATATCCTTTGACGAGACACAAGATATATGCGAAACATTTTGTCCCACTGCCGAGACGGTATCGCAGCTGAAGCAGGCTATATCGGAAGATGACATCATCGGCATGACCGAGATTTTCAAGGCTCTCGCTGACCCTACTCGGGTTAAGGTCGCATATATGCTGGACCGGGGTGGCGAGCTGTGTGTATGCGATGTAGCAGAGGTGCTTGGGAGCTCTACCGCAACGGCCTCCCACCATCTTCGAACATTGAAGAATAAGCATATCGCCAAATCACGCAAAGAAGGTAAAAATGTGTTTTATTCCTTAAAGGACGACCATATCCGCACCCTGCTTCATATGACACTGGAGCATCAGAAGGAGAAGGTGTAA